The DNA sequence GAAGGTGGTTCAATAACTCCTGCCAGTACAGCTCCAGCACCAATGTGACAATTCTTCCCTACAGTTGCTCTTCCACCCATAACCACATTCATATCAATCATCGTACCTTCACCGATAACGGCACCAATGTTAATGCTAGCTCCCATCATAATAACCGCATTGTTTCCAATCTCAACTTGGTCACGGATGATAGCACCAGGTTCAATACGAGCTTGAATGTTCTTCATATCTAAAAGCGGAATAGCTGAGTTTCTGCGGTCGTTTTCAACAACGAAGTCTTCAATTTTAGCTTCATTAGCTTGAATCGCAGAATCAATCTCTTTCCACTCTCCAAATAAAACCCCTGTATTTCCTGTAATAAACGTTTTTGTGTTTGCGCCAAAATCGATGCCTTCAAGGTCACCTTTAATATGTACTTTAACCGGAGTTTTCTTTTCACTTTTTGAAATAAATTGAATTATTTCGTTTGCATCCATCATTTTCATCTGTCTTTCCTCCTCAAACTTTGACAAAATTCATTCTCTTCCTATGATAGTGATTCACTAGAAAAAATGCAATCTGAATCACTTATCTTTTTAAGATTCCATTAGAAGTCCTTCCCATACTTCTAAAAGGAAATTTGGGAAAAGGAATTTTTCGGCCTCATTACCATAATTGGACTTTATTATTGTAAATTTTCAGTGAATATGGTAGTTTGAAACCTAGAGATTCGTTTAACTACTCATATCCACTAGGGGTGCTTTACAAGCTGAGAGAGGATACTATCCTTAACCCTTGAACCTGATCTAGGTAAACCTAGCGTAGGAAAGTGGTCGATACATAGTACTACTCACCTTGAGTAGCACACTATAGTTGTTGACTCAAACCACTTTCTATCTGAAAGTGGTTTTTTATGGCTTGGTATCAATTCAAATTATGTAAGGAGGTGTCATATGAACAAAGAAAAGATAAATTCTTTGGTTCAACGTATAGAAGAAAATAAAGAACAATTACTTGATTTAGCCAAAGCTTTGATGTCATTTGAAACGCCTAGTCCTCCTGCAAGGAATACAGAATCCGCTCAACAATTTATTGCAGACTATTTACAAGACTTAGGCTTTTCAATTGATAAGTGGGATGTTTATCCTGGAGACCCTAACGTAGTAGGAACACTCACCGGCACTCATTCAACTAAGGCTAAAAGCCTACTTATTAATGGGCATATCGATGTTGCAGAGGTCCATGAAGAGGAGGAAAACTGGGACAGTCCTCCTTTTACTCCTGTTATTAAAGATAATATTTTATATGGTCGTGGTGCAGCCGATATGAAAGGTGGGCTTGCAGGAGCTTTATTTGCGATAAAAGTGTTAAAAGAAGCGGGAATCGAATTACCGGGTGACCTTATTTTTCAATCTGTCATTGGAGAAGAGGTCGGAGAAGCTGGCACTCTTCAATGTTGTACTCGCGGGTATGCCGCTGATTTTGCAGTTGTAGTTGATACAAGTGATTGCCAAATTCAAGGACAGGGCGGTGTCATTACGGGATGGGTAACGATCCAAAGTCCTGAAACCTTCCACGATGCAACGAGAAGAAACATGATTCATGCTGGCGGTGGACTTTTTGGAGCGAGTGCAATTGAAAAAATGATGAAAGTCATTCAAAGCTTGCAAGAACTTGAACAACATTGGGCCGTTACAAAATCTTATCCTGGCTTTCCTCCGGGGATGACGACCATTAATCCTTCAGTCATTGAAGGTGGGCGTCATGCTGCTTTTATAGCGGATAAATGTGCCCTGTGGATAACAGTTCATTTTTACCCAAATGAAAATCATGCTGATGTTGCTAAAGAAGTTGAAGAGCATCTTATGAATATGGCCAAAGCTGATCCTTGGTTACGAGAAAACCCTCCGACCCTTAAATGGGGAGGAACTTCAATGATTGAGGACCGCGGCGAAATTTTTCCTTCGCTAGAAATTGACCCTAGTCATGAAGCTGTACAACTTCTAGGTAAGAGTCACCAGCATATTTTTTCTACAGAAGCGACGGTTGGTATGTCCCCTACTGTAACAGACGGTGGATGGCTTGGGGAAGCGGGGATCCCTACTGTAATTTATGGACCAGGGAAATTAAAGCATGCACATGCTGTCAATGAGCAGCTAGATGTTGATGAGCTCGTTAATTTTACAAAAGTGATGACTTCATTCATTTACGAATGGTGTCATTTATCAAAAGAAGAGGAGTGAGAAATGGTGGTATTTACTGACCGATTACATGAGAAAGCAAAACCAATTTGGAGACAAAGCCACGACCATCCTTTTGTTCAAGGAATTGGTCACGGGACATTAGATCTTGAAAGCTTTAAATTTTTCATGCGTCAAGACTATTTATATCTAATTGATTACGCTCGTTTATTTGCATTAGGCAGCTTGAAGGCAACTGACCTTCAAACGATGTCTACCTTTGCAAAGCTACTAGATTCTACTTTAAATGTTGAAATGGATTTGCATCGTCAATATGCCGAGCGCTTAGGAATTTCAGCTGAGGAGTTAGAAGCAACTAAAGCCGCACCTATCACCCTTGCCTATAGCGGATATATGTTAAATATCTCACAACGTGGATCCTTGGCTGAGCTGGTTGCTGCTGTTCTACCTTGCACATGGAGCTACTTTGAAATTGGCAAAGAACTATCCCAAATACCTGGTGCTACTGAACATGAAGTGTACGGCGAATGGGTGAGTATGTACTGTTCAGATGAATTTGGTGAATTAGCTGACTGGCTTATTACATTAATGAACCAATTAACAACAGGGATGTCTGAAACTGAGCTTGCTAATTTAGAAGATATCTTTTTAAATACAAGTCGTTATGAATACATGTTCTGGGATATGTCTTACAAGCAAGACATGTGGCCTACTGATGAATAACGACAACTTACTTTCCTTTGATAATGTCTCGTTTTCTTATGAAAAGGAGGAACAGATTATAAATCAAGTCTCGTTTTCCATTGATAGAGGAGAGTTTGTAAGTATTTTAGGTCCGAGTGGTTCTGGAAAAAGTACAATTTTCAGGTTAATTACTGGTCTTGAAAGAGCAAGTGCAGGGACTATTAGTGCTCCTTCAGATGCTGGTTTTATGCCACAGCAGGATTTGTTGTTAGATTGGCGAACAATTATTGAAAACGTCATTTTACCGTTGGAAATAAAGGGATATTCAAAGCAAAAAGCACGACTAAAAGCTGCACCATATTTCCATGAGTTTGGTCTAGTAGGAACAGAGCATAAATACCCAAATGAACTTTCCGGTGGAATGAGACAACGAGCTTCTTTTTTACGAGCCACGTTAAGTAGTGGTGACTTATTGCTATTAGATGAACCATTCAGCGCCCTTGATGCAATGACTAGATTATCGATGCAAGAGTGGCTGCTACAACAATGGGAACATTACAAGAAAACAATTTTGTTCATTACACATGATGTGGATGAAGCCTTGTTTTTATCGGATCGCATTTTTCTATTTACCGAAAAGCCGCTATCTACTTTTACAGAAATTCAGATTCCGCTGGATAGACCCCGAACACTTGAAAATATGCTTGATGTTCAAATGGTAGAGCTGAAAAGCTCATTAATTGCACAGTTGCGTCAGCAGGTGAAGCTATGATGCGGCACTTAAAAAACTATCTGGGTTCTTTTATTCTCATTGCAGGCTTGTTGGTTATTTGGGAAATTGGAGCAGGACAATATGATAAAAAATACATCCTTCCAACCCCAAGCGATATTTTTCTGAGAATGATTGATCTTCATGATTTATTATTCTTTGTTCATTTACCTGCGACCTTAAAAATCATTTTACTTGGGTTATCCCTTTCTATCTTGTTTGGTGTCGGCCTTGCCGTATGGATGAATATGAATACAATGGCGGAACGAACGTTTTTTCCAATAGTGATAGCATCACAGACCATCCCTATTATTGCGCTTGCACCTATTTTTGTGCTTTGGTTTGGATATGACATTTGGAGTAAAGTCGTTGTGACCATTCTCATTACGTTTTTCCCGATTACTGTGGGAACATTTGACGGACTACGCTCCACAAAAAAAGAGTATATCGATTTAGTAAGAACAATGGGTGCAACGAAAAGACATATCTTTTTTAAAATTCAAGTTCCTACTGCTCTTCCTTATTTCTTTTCAAGCTTAAAGGTCGCGGTTACCTTAAGCGTCATCGGGGCTGCAATTGGGGAATGGCTTGGGGCAGATGCAGGGCTGGGATATTTTAGTCGTCGTATGATGACGCAGTTTGACGGTGCCGGAGTTTTTGCTCCGATTGTTTGGCTATCCTTTCTAGGAATTGTTTTATTTTTACTCGTAAAAGCAATTGAATCTTATCTACTAAAATGGAGGAAAACACAATGAAACAACTTACAATGATGTTACTAGCTTTATTATTCGTTATCACTATCGCTGCTTGCGGAGGTACGGAGGCCCCAGTCGAAGAAAGTCAGTCAGACAGTACACCAGAACAAGTTGAGGACACTGAGGCAGTTGAGACAAATGAAGAATTAACAAGCATGGACATTATGTTAGATTGGTATCCGAATGCTGTTCATTCATACTTATATGCTGCATTAGAACAAGGGTTTTTTGAAGAAGAGGGACTTGATGTTACCATTCGTTTCCCTGCCAACCCAACAGACCCAATTAATTTAGCTGCTACAGGAGCAGTAACTCTAGGAATTACATATCAACCAGATGTCATTATGGCCAGAGCAATGGATGTTCCAGTCGTTTCAATTGCTGCGATTGTTCGTTCACCTTTAAATCATTTAATGGTGATGGCAGATAGCCCAATTCAAACTCCTGGTGATTTAGTTGGTCAAAGTGTTGGATATCCTGGAATTCCAGTAAATATTCCAATCTTAAAAACAATGGTTGAAGCTGATGGCGGTAACTTTGAAGAAGTAAACATGGTCGATGTAGGATTTGAGCTTGGTTCTTCCATTGTCAGCGAAAGAGTCGACGCTGTCATTGGTACTTATATTAACCATGAATACCCTGTATTAAAAGAACAAGGACATGACATTCGATATTTTAATCCCATTGATTTTGGTGTTCCATCTTATTATGAACTAGTCATTGTTACTAATGAAGAAACCCTTGCTGAAAGAAAAGAAGATATTGAAGCTTTTTGGCGTGCAGCAACAAAAGGCTATGAATTGATGAAAAATGAACCTGCACAAAGCTTAGATATCCTTTTCGCGAATCAAGACCAAGCTAACTTCCCATTAAGCCGTGCTGTTGAAGACCAAAGCTTAGAAATCCTGCTCCCAAAAATGGAGGAGAACGGTGAACGTTTTGGTAGTCAAACTGAAGATTCATGGCAAGAGGTTATTACATGGTTAGTTGAAGCTGGGCTAGTCGATGAAGCACCTTCTGCTGAAGAAATTTTTGTAAATATTGTGGAGTAATGATATTCAAAAAGCGTTCCTACCCCAATTGAGGGTGGAACGCTTTTTTCTTATGAACATACATTTATAATTAATGGAACGGTCCTGGTGTTATTGGATGGCTGTTCGCAACCATGCATAAATAATTGTGCCACCTTCCTCTTCAGCTTCGAATAATAAAACATTGTCACCTATTTCATAATGATAGGTCCATAGGTTCTCCATGTGATCAAGTTCAGAAATATCTGGTGTACCTAAGTTACGGTATAACGTAGTTGCATCAATTTCAAAATGCGAAACCGGTACTGCTATTGCTACAACTGTTTCACTTTCAGGGTTAATAAAAAATGTCACTTCTCCATAATCTAGAAATTCGCCACCTTCATAAGAACCAGAATCTAAAGGCTCTCCCATCTCATCAATTACTCTCTGGCGGCTGGCATTTAACTCAATTGGTATCCCATCAAGACGACCATCATATCCTTGCTCAATCCAACTGAAATCTATTCCAGACGAAGGATTAACCGTCTCAGCAGCTACTTTAGTAACCAATGACGGAAGATTGGCTTCAGTGACTTCTTTTACATGGTGTTCATTTGATTGTTGAGTTTCTTCTATATCTCCTTGGCCACAACCAACTACAAGCAATGTAAGGCATACTATAACGAATGATAATAAGTTCAATTTCAAGATACTCACCTCTTTGGCTATTCATACTCTATATTCATCTCTTACCCATTACTAGAATTCTTATTCACTAAAACGATAATTTATATCATTTTTTTACTAGATTTTATTTTTTCTTCATACATTACATTAGACGTGAAATCACCCAAGAAAGTTTCACCAAAAACTTATCCACTTTTAAATTACCTTTTCACTATAAAAAAACACAAAAAAGGTGGGACAAAGGATATATTTAGAAGCCACTGAAATAGTTAAACTAACTTTTTCAGTGCCCTCTTCATTTTCCTTTTGTCCCACCCTAAGCAAGTTGTTTTCTCATACCTTGCTTATTTTCTATTTTTTCGAAGATAATTTATCCATTTGTTTTACTACAAGTTTTTCCCATAAACTCCAAGGCAATAACTGCTTTATTAAAATCGTTACTAAAACTCCTTTTCCTACTTTATACCTAAAAGCAGGTACTTTTGCTATCACGGCCTGAATAATGACCTTTATGACCTCCTCCTTATTGCCGTATGTTTTTTCCCGTTCTATTACACTTTGTTCAAGTTTTTTAAACTTTTTATAATTGGGTGATGTTTTATCTGATAATGCTTTGGCTATCCTTTTTCCGGTTTTCCAAATATTTGTTTGGTATGAGCCTGGTTCAATGATGACGACATCAATTCCTACCTCTTTCATTTCTAATCTTAAGCTCTCACTATAGGCTTCAAGCGCATGTTTTGAAGTTGCGTAAGGGCCAATACCTGGTAATACAACTCTTCCGCTAATACTACTTATCATGAGAATTCTACCTTTCTTCTGGCGTCTCATCATCGGTAATACAGCTTTTGTTACACGCACAACCCCAAAAAAGTTAGTATCAAATTGTTCAATCCATTCTTCCTCTGAGACATCTTCTACAAATCCAGCTAACGCAAACCCCGCATTATTCACCAGTAAATCGACTCTTCCATATTGACTTTCTATTTTTGAAATGACTTCCTTGACTTGAATTTTATTTGTAACATCCATTTCAACTACGTCAACATCAGAGAGTAATTGGTCTTTTTTTATTCTTTCGATTAATTGTGTGGCCCTTTGTAAACTCCGAACTGTTGCAATGACATTGTATTCTTGTTTTGCCAGAGCTATCGTAGTCTCAAGACCAAACCCACTTCCAGCACCCGTAATAATAGCTAATTTTTTTGGCATCTTCGATCTCCCATAGCTTTTTTCTCTATTATAAGTGGAAGAGTAAAAAAACAGCTAGTTAAAGTAAAAACGCTCTACTTTTTTATTTCTCTCCTTTATATTTCTGGTTCTTTTGCACCAATGATTCACAGCAATTTTGGCATCACGACCATCTGCAATGATTTGGTATTCATCTCCGACTTTTAGGAAGAGCAAAAATGAAACTAAACCTAACAAGCTTTTACCGTTACAGACTTTACGCTCTTTCTTTACAGTGATTTCACATTGGAAATGTTCATTTTCAACAATAAGCTCAATGATTTTTGGTAAGCTCATTTGTTGAGTTAAGAAGACGGTTTGCTCTATTTTCATTCTCTCACTCCTAACTTCTGTTTCCCCAATTATATAAATTGGTTTTTACTCTCTCTATAATGGTGTAACATTTCATCACAGTTTACTTTTCAATTTTATTTATCTGTTTTTTTCGACAAATCCCAAAAAGTTTTTAATTTAAATGTTTTATTATTGAAATCTTATGGTATTATAGTCTTAAGACTTAATGCTTGACTTATAATGAAATCGAGGTGACTATCCTTGTTTAAAGGAAAACAGTTTAAAAAAATAGAAGTTGAAAAGCAAAATTTAGAAAAACGTGTTGCCGAACTTGAACAACAGCTTACTGAGAAGGATGAATGGACGAACAAATTGGTAGAAGAGATTTCTACGAATCTAGTAGCAGCAATGCAAGAATCTACGTCTGTTAACGAACAACATTCGACACTTGCTAAGGTGATTCAAGAGTTACAAGGAAAGTTCGAAACTGTAAATGGTCTAAGCGAAAGTTTAGGACATACTTCTTCTGTTATGACAGGCAAAGGTGAAGCTTTAATTTCTTCAACTGATATGATGGTTGATAAATCCACTGCTGGTCAAGAAGCGGTTAAAAAGATTCAATTGCTCATTCAAAAGCTTGGTGAGGAATCAAAACAAACTGCAACGAGTATGGCACAGTTAAGCTCTCGTTCAAAAGAGATTGAAGGAATTGTCAAAGTTATTAATGAAATTGCTGAACAAACGAACTTATTAGCTCTTAATGCTTCCATTGAAGCAGCTCGTGCTGGCGAACATGGTAAAGGATTTGCGGTCGTTGCTGATGAGGTTAGAAAATTAGCGGAAAACACTGCACAAAGTACGAAGAGTATCGACGAGTTAATTAAACATATCCAACAAGAAACAGATAAAGCTCAAGAAGACTCTAATAATACACTACGTGCTGTAGAAGATGGAATCGATTATAGTAATTTAACGGCAGAAAGTATTTCTGAAATCTTGGAAGCCATTGAAAGCGTCCGTTCAGAAGTAACTGATGTATTAGATACAATTAAAAATCAAGACCAATTAAGTGCAAAAGTAGTGGCAGAAGTACAATCGACAACTGCTGCATTTGAAGAAGCAAATGAATTAATTCAACAACATATTGAAGAATCAGACCGCGTCGAAGCTGCATTTAAAGACAGCGTTGGTCAACTTCAAGCCCCTGCACAAGTTGCGCCTTCAAAAGAAGAAGAATTAGAAACAGCATAAATTTAGAAGAATAAAAACCAGCGTGAAGTTTTATAACTTCACACTGGTTTTTTATTATTGTTCATGCTCTATCCCGTTTTCTATATCATTTATTTCCGTTTTTTGAAGCCGATTCTCAAAATACACACTGCGACTTGGAAAGGCAACTGCAACGCCTTCTTCTTCTAATATATCCATAATTTTAAAATTAATATCTTCTTTCACCTTCAGCCACTCAGGCCAAATTGTAGTATTCGTGAAAAAGTAAATGAAAATATCCAAACTTGAATTATTAAATTCACTAAATCGGACCATAATTGTTTGCTGATGGACCTCTGGATGCTGTAACAGCAATTCTTCAATCCTACGAACAACCACTTCAAGTTTTCTTCTAGGTGTTGTATAGGTCACTCCAAGATTAAACGTAATTCGTCGTCTTCCCATCTCCGACCAATTTGTAATCGGTTCATTCGCTAAGGTTGAATTGGGAACGGTGACAACTGAATCGGCAAACGTCCTGATTTTAGTGCTTCTAAAATTTATATCTTCAACAACACCTTGAACAGTAGGAGTTTCAATCCAATCTCCTTTTTTAAAAGGCCGTTCAGTAATAATGATAACCCCACCAAAAAAATTACTAACCGTATCTTGTGCCGCTAAAGCAAAAGCTAGTCCACCAAGACCAAGTCCAGCTACCAAGCCACTTACTTCGTAACCCAAAGCGCCTAAAAATATCCCAAACGTTAAGATGATAATTAAAAAACGTAACACTTTAGATAAGAAAGGAATTAACATACTTTCTTCTTCTACATCAACACTTTGTGTAAAAAAACTAGAAAAAATAGCTGAATTTGTGGAGAAAAAATTATATAAGCCCCACCCTACTAATAAAATCAATAAAGCCTCATACACATTCGTTACATACCTTGAGGCGGGAACATTGAAAGGTAAATATAACAATGCTAGATAAATACCAATAATAACAAAAAACACACGCAACGGCTTTTCAAAAGCTAAAAATAAATTCGTTAATAAATCAGTTGGCGTTTTTTTCGTCAACCTAATAATTAATCGAAATAAATAGCGGGTAAACAACTTTCTAAAGACATGGAACACTAAAAAAATAGCAATAGCTATTCCAATATCTACCCATGATACACGATATAATGAATTTATAACCGTTTCCCATATTTCCAATATTACCCCGTCCATTCCATCACAACTTCAACAACATTACCGCTATTCTACCATATTTAGCCCTCCATTTAATAACAAATTGATATGAAAAAACCAAAGGCTTATTCGCCTTTGGTCATAGTATCATCATTTTCCAATGACTCGTCTTCTACTACTTCATGAATTAGCTTTCCAATATCTCCACCATCTTGTTCTGTATTATTTGCGGAAGATTGTTCATTTTTCTTATAATGATCATTTTGATTTTGGTGTTGGTTATCTTGTTTTTCACTAGTCTTATCAGTAGAATTCATTTCGTCAAACAAATCAGCCGTCCACTCACTTCCCATTTCGAGGAGCATATGTGAAACATTTTTTCCTTGTTCACTTTGCTCAAATTGCTTCCTAATGTCCTGACGAAGCTCTTCTCCTTTTTTCGGTGCTAAGAGTAATGCTCCTGTTGCTCCAATGACTCCTCCGATAAGGGTACCCATCAGCATCCCATTTCCTGAACGTTTTTTTCTCATGAACATATAAAATTCCTCCTTCACCTTTTCATTTTCTTAGAATGCGGAAAAGAATAGGTTTTTATGCATCCTATGGACAAAAAGAAAAGTGGCTTCAAGAATGGTTCAGCGCTAGATTGTCAAGGGATAAATATTTAGTGATAGTTTTTACCACTTTCTATGCATTTTTCATTGACAAATCCTCCAAAACATCATTAAACTTAATTGAGAATGAGTATCATTTTTATATGTTTTATAGGAGGTATTTCAATGAACGATATCATTGCCACGCAATCTTTATCTCTCGGTTACAGTCAAAATTTGATTATTGAGAATTTATCTATAAACATCCCTAAAGGTAAAATTACCGTTTTCGTTGGAAGTAACGGCTGCGGCAAATCAACGCTTCTTCGGTCAATGGCTCGCTTATTGAAACCAAAAACGGGTGATATCCTTTTAGAACGTACAGATATGGCAACCATTGCAACTAAAAAATTAGCTAAAACATTAGCCATCCTGCCACAATCACCAACAGCACCAGAAGGTCTTACTGTGTACCAGTTAGTAAAACAAGGCAGATATCCCCACCAAACTTGGTTAAAGCAATGGTCGAAGGAAGACGAAAAGAAAGTGCAAGATGCTCTTGAAAAAACTCGTTTACTCGATTTAAAAGACCAACCAGTTGAAGAGCTATCTGGAGGACAACGACAACGAGCTTGGATCGCGATGACATTAGCTCAAGATACAGACATCATCTTATTAGACGAACCTACAACATACTTAGATATGACTCACCAGGTTGAAATATTAGACCTATTATTTGAACTTAATGAAAGAGAAAACCGAACGATTGTTATGGTGCTACACGACATTAATTTAGCTTGTCGCTACGCCCATCACCTTGTAGCAATGAAGTGTGGAGAAATATTTGCACAAGGTCCGCCCGAACAGGTGATAACACCAGAGACCGTTCAAGCTGTATTTGAAATGGAATGCCAAATTACACACGACCCAATTTTTGGTACACCATTATGCATACCATATGGACGTGGAAGAACAATAAAACAAACCGCATTAACAGGAACATAAAAAAAGCGACAAAGTCGGAGGGCACTGTAAAAGTTCGGTTTTTAACTTTTACAGTGCCCTCTTTGCAATGTGCGTAACCGTTGCATTTTTTTAAGTCAGCTACGAGTGGGTTTCTCGTAGCTGGCGGGCAACTGGTGGAGCCATTGGAACCATAATCAAAGGCATTGAAAAAGTTGGTTTGTACTTTTTCAGTGGCTTCACAAAGTCTCCCTTTTTTTAGAAGCAAGGAGCGTAGCCGCTGCCTTACTTAAAGTGTTTTACAAGTGCCTTTCTTGTAAAACACGCGCAGTGTGCGAAGCCCTTGCTCTTCCATGAGTCATCCTGCAGGGTATCTATGAACAACTTAATTTTTATGCTTTTCTTTCTTCTTCGAATAACCCAACCCCCCATGCTTCCTCCACAAACTTACATGTTTTTCTTCCGAAATAATAAATAAATAAAAAAAGGAGCACCAATTGCAGCAGTAAAAACTCCCGCTGGAATATCAAGTGGCAAAAAGGCTGTTCTTGCAATAATATCTGCAATGACAACTAATAGACCTCCTATAAGTGCTGAAGCCGGAATGAGACTCCCAAAAGAACGACCTATCAACTTTCTAGCGATGTGTGGTGCAATTAAACCGACAAAGCCAATTCCTCCAGCAACAGATACTGCTGCTCCTGCTAACGCCACACTCAAAACTAACAAAAGAAAACGAAATTTTTGCACGCTTACTCCTAATCCTTGGGAAACATCATCTCCCAGTTCCTTAGCATTGACGACTCTCGCTAACAGCAACGTAAGCATTATACAAATGACTACCCACGGAAGAAGTGTCCACACATTTTGCCAACTTGCTCCATATACACTTCCGGTCAACCATATGTACACTTTGCTAGCAACACCGATTTCACTCATGACTAATAGCATCATCGTAAGTGCCTTTGTGGCAGCAGCAATGCCAATTCCAATTAGGATAAGACGAAACGGAGTAATTCCATTTTTCCATGACAACGCATAAATACAGGCAGAAACGATGGCTGCACCTAGTATCGCAGCTAATGGAAGCCATGTAATACTGACAGTGCCTTGTAGCGTAATAATAAACGTTATTGCTCCGACTGAAGCTCCACCAGTAACTCCAATAATATCTGGAGAGGCTAGAGGATTTCGAACAATTCCTTGCAAAATAAGGCCTGAAACAGCTAAAGCTGCTCCTACTAAAAATGCCGTCAGAACACGTGGTAGACGCAACGTGTGGATGATATAGTCGTGTTCCCCGCTTCCTATCCCTACTAAATGAGAAAAGACTGCATACGGAGATAACCACGTACTTCCAACAGATAACGCTAATGAGAAGACCATAACAGAAAACGCTACTAACATAAAAATAACTTTAAGTGAGGATTTCTCAACTAGAAACGAAATCGTATCATTTTTCGTTCGAACGTGATAACTACGCATGTTTAGCTAACCCCTTACGTGCAATATATATAAAGAATGGCGTACCTATTAATGCCGTCATTACTCCAATTGGCATTTCCTGCGGCATGATAATAAACCGTGCTACAATATCCGCGGCAAGCAATAAGCTAGCGCCCATAAACCCACAAAATGGAATCACCCACCTGTAATCGACACCAATCATCCCGCGAACCATATGAGGAATAATCAGCCCAATGAACCCAATGGCTCCCCCAAGTGCTACTGACCCTCCTGCTAGCACAATCACAACAACTCCAATTAAAAGTTTTACAATAAGTGTCCGCTGCCCTAAGCTTTTGGCAATATCTTCACCAGATAACAATATATTAATTGGTCGACCTAAAAACATGGCAATGATTGCTGCACCTATAAAAAATGGAATAAGCGGGTACAGCATCTCCAGTGTTCGCCCAGCTACTGAACCTGCAAGCCAAAATAAAACGGTTTGAATTCCTTCTTGATTGATAACTAATAGCCCTTGTGTAAACGAAACAAATAATGCGGTAATCGCTGCACCAGCTAAAACAATTTTAACAGGAGCTAGTCCATCTCTCCCAACTGATCCGAGTATATAGACAAAAGCCCCGGCAATTCCTGCTCCGAGAAAGCCGATCCACATGTAATGAACTAATGAAGTCAATGAAAAAAAAGTAATCGCAAAAACAATAAAAAAAAGCGCTCCCGCATTTATACCGAGCAGGTCAGGTGATGCGAGCGGATTTCTTGTTAATGCCTGCATTAAAGCTCCTGCAATTCCTAGAC is a window from the Bacillus alkalicellulosilyticus genome containing:
- a CDS encoding SDR family oxidoreductase, coding for MPKKLAIITGAGSGFGLETTIALAKQEYNVIATVRSLQRATQLIERIKKDQLLSDVDVVEMDVTNKIQVKEVISKIESQYGRVDLLVNNAGFALAGFVEDVSEEEWIEQFDTNFFGVVRVTKAVLPMMRRQKKGRILMISSISGRVVLPGIGPYATSKHALEAYSESLRLEMKEVGIDVVIIEPGSYQTNIWKTGKRIAKALSDKTSPNYKKFKKLEQSVIEREKTYGNKEEVIKVIIQAVIAKVPAFRYKVGKGVLVTILIKQLLPWSLWEKLVVKQMDKLSSKK
- a CDS encoding HPr family phosphocarrier protein, which encodes MKIEQTVFLTQQMSLPKIIELIVENEHFQCEITVKKERKVCNGKSLLGLVSFLLFLKVGDEYQIIADGRDAKIAVNHWCKRTRNIKERNKKVERFYFN
- a CDS encoding methyl-accepting chemotaxis protein yields the protein MVDKSTAGQEAVKKIQLLIQKLGEESKQTATSMAQLSSRSKEIEGIVKVINEIAEQTNLLALNASIEAARAGEHGKGFAVVADEVRKLAENTAQSTKSIDELIKHIQQETDKAQEDSNNTLRAVEDGIDYSNLTAESISEILEAIESVRSEVTDVLDTIKNQDQLSAKVVAEVQSTTAAFEEANELIQQHIEESDRVEAAFKDSVGQLQAPAQVAPSKEEELETA
- a CDS encoding mechanosensitive ion channel family protein; this translates as MEIWETVINSLYRVSWVDIGIAIAIFLVFHVFRKLFTRYLFRLIIRLTKKTPTDLLTNLFLAFEKPLRVFFVIIGIYLALLYLPFNVPASRYVTNVYEALLILLVGWGLYNFFSTNSAIFSSFFTQSVDVEEESMLIPFLSKVLRFLIIILTFGIFLGALGYEVSGLVAGLGLGGLAFALAAQDTVSNFFGGVIIITERPFKKGDWIETPTVQGVVEDINFRSTKIRTFADSVVTVPNSTLANEPITNWSEMGRRRITFNLGVTYTTPRRKLEVVVRRIEELLLQHPEVHQQTIMVRFSEFNNSSLDIFIYFFTNTTIWPEWLKVKEDINFKIMDILEEEGVAVAFPSRSVYFENRLQKTEINDIENGIEHEQ
- a CDS encoding YtxH domain-containing protein, which translates into the protein MFMRKKRSGNGMLMGTLIGGVIGATGALLLAPKKGEELRQDIRKQFEQSEQGKNVSHMLLEMGSEWTADLFDEMNSTDKTSEKQDNQHQNQNDHYKKNEQSSANNTEQDGGDIGKLIHEVVEDESLENDDTMTKGE
- a CDS encoding ABC transporter ATP-binding protein translates to MNDIIATQSLSLGYSQNLIIENLSINIPKGKITVFVGSNGCGKSTLLRSMARLLKPKTGDILLERTDMATIATKKLAKTLAILPQSPTAPEGLTVYQLVKQGRYPHQTWLKQWSKEDEKKVQDALEKTRLLDLKDQPVEELSGGQRQRAWIAMTLAQDTDIILLDEPTTYLDMTHQVEILDLLFELNERENRTIVMVLHDINLACRYAHHLVAMKCGEIFAQGPPEQVITPETVQAVFEMECQITHDPIFGTPLCIPYGRGRTIKQTALTGT
- a CDS encoding FecCD family ABC transporter permease translates to MRSYHVRTKNDTISFLVEKSSLKVIFMLVAFSVMVFSLALSVGSTWLSPYAVFSHLVGIGSGEHDYIIHTLRLPRVLTAFLVGAALAVSGLILQGIVRNPLASPDIIGVTGGASVGAITFIITLQGTVSITWLPLAAILGAAIVSACIYALSWKNGITPFRLILIGIGIAAATKALTMMLLVMSEIGVASKVYIWLTGSVYGASWQNVWTLLPWVVICIMLTLLLARVVNAKELGDDVSQGLGVSVQKFRFLLLVLSVALAGAAVSVAGGIGFVGLIAPHIARKLIGRSFGSLIPASALIGGLLVVIADIIARTAFLPLDIPAGVFTAAIGAPFFIYLLFRKKNM